One window of the Bacteroidota bacterium genome contains the following:
- a CDS encoding AI-2E family transporter — translation MQNKSKYFLIGLAVAFFAFIAWYLKTILIYICIAIIISLIGQPLVKLFSSIRIKKISIPVSVSALLALISITLVLGLFVSMFIPLLVEEARIISKINPNEVVETFKEPLANLNYDLQKFQIRYGNGESLEKFIATQLTGIINFQEVSSYAQGIVSLTTDIIGGTFIVLFMAFFFMKDKHLIYNVALLLTPPKHIEAIKDIMRDTKRLLTKYFIGILLDMLFVATLTTIALSLLGVKNCLLIGMFAGLMNVIPYVGPLIAAAFGILIGVTSNLELEFYTQLLPLVYKISLVFLCVQLVDSIIFQPLVISNIVKAHPLEIFLVILIAGTLAGIGGMIVAVPIYTILRIIAKEFLYNFKIVQKLTSELEEKS, via the coding sequence ATGCAAAACAAATCAAAATATTTTCTTATCGGCTTAGCCGTTGCATTTTTTGCTTTTATTGCTTGGTACTTAAAAACCATTTTAATTTACATCTGTATCGCCATCATCATTTCGTTGATTGGTCAGCCGCTTGTTAAGTTATTCTCCTCTATTCGAATTAAAAAAATCAGCATTCCTGTCAGCGTTTCTGCGCTCTTAGCACTGATTTCCATCACCCTCGTTTTGGGTCTTTTTGTTTCCATGTTTATTCCATTATTGGTTGAAGAGGCCAGAATAATCAGCAAAATCAATCCAAACGAAGTAGTAGAAACATTTAAAGAACCATTAGCGAATCTGAACTACGACCTTCAAAAATTTCAAATCAGATACGGAAATGGAGAATCCCTTGAAAAGTTTATTGCGACACAGCTTACCGGTATTATAAATTTCCAAGAAGTATCTTCCTATGCACAAGGAATAGTAAGTCTAACAACCGATATTATTGGAGGAACATTTATTGTGCTGTTTATGGCGTTCTTTTTTATGAAGGACAAACATTTAATATACAATGTTGCATTGCTCTTAACTCCCCCAAAACATATTGAAGCGATTAAAGATATTATGCGCGACACCAAGCGGTTGCTGACAAAATATTTTATCGGCATACTACTGGATATGCTTTTTGTTGCAACACTCACAACCATTGCACTTAGTCTACTTGGCGTAAAAAACTGTTTACTCATTGGTATGTTTGCAGGGCTAATGAACGTGATTCCTTATGTAGGACCATTAATCGCTGCAGCATTTGGTATTTTGATTGGTGTTACCTCCAATTTAGAGTTAGAATTTTACACCCAATTACTACCACTTGTGTACAAAATTTCCCTTGTGTTTTTATGTGTACAATTAGTTGACTCCATCATTTTCCAGCCACTTGTTATTTCTAATATTGTGAAAGCCCATCCACTGGAAATATTTTTAGTTATCTTAATTGCTGGCACACTTGCCGGTATCGGAGGGATGATTGTTGCGGTCCCGATCTATACCATCCTGCGGATCATTGCTAAAGAATTTCTTTATAATTTTAAAATCGTGCAAAAACTCACTTCTGAATTGGAAGAAAAAAGTTAA
- a CDS encoding metal-dependent hydrolase: MDSLTHIVLGAAIGEAVLGKKIGRKAMLWGALADTIPDFDVFASPCVSDAQQLLIHRGITHSIFFILVMSPLLGWLFSKWFKKAEVSWKRWSLLFLLGMSTHIFIDSLTAYGTGWFEPFSRYRVTFNTIFVADPFYTLPFLICILIALIAKNGSPRRVKWNKLGLWISSIYLVFTIINKWHVHDHMSTAFAEQKLTADDFITTPTPLNNFLWMAYSHDSLGTWIGYYSIFDKTEKIDFKRVERNDSLLKPFEGDESLRLLKQFSKGHYIITKVDSAVYFNDVRFGQMVGWDETDASFPFSYRLNKNADNSMALDRGKFKISLSEAFASLVDRVKGR; the protein is encoded by the coding sequence ATGGATTCGTTAACACATATTGTTTTAGGCGCAGCAATTGGGGAAGCTGTTTTAGGAAAGAAAATTGGTAGAAAAGCTATGCTTTGGGGCGCTTTAGCCGATACAATTCCTGATTTTGATGTATTCGCTTCGCCATGTGTTTCCGATGCGCAACAACTTTTAATTCATCGTGGAATTACACATTCCATCTTTTTTATTCTTGTGATGTCTCCACTGCTGGGTTGGCTTTTTAGTAAATGGTTTAAGAAAGCAGAAGTTAGTTGGAAAAGATGGAGCCTGCTTTTTTTATTGGGGATGTCAACTCATATCTTTATCGATTCTCTAACTGCCTATGGAACCGGATGGTTCGAACCATTCAGTAGGTATCGTGTTACATTCAATACCATTTTTGTTGCCGATCCATTTTATACGTTACCTTTCTTAATATGTATTTTAATTGCACTCATTGCAAAAAATGGAAGTCCACGAAGAGTCAAATGGAACAAGTTGGGACTATGGATCAGTAGCATTTATTTAGTATTCACGATTATCAATAAATGGCATGTGCATGATCACATGTCTACGGCCTTTGCAGAACAAAAATTAACAGCAGATGATTTTATTACAACCCCAACACCATTAAACAATTTTCTATGGATGGCATACTCACATGATAGTTTAGGGACGTGGATTGGTTACTACTCAATTTTTGATAAAACGGAGAAAATTGATTTTAAGAGAGTGGAAAGAAATGATTCGTTACTAAAACCCTTCGAAGGAGATGAATCCTTGCGATTATTAAAACAGTTTTCAAAAGGACATTATATTATCACAAAAGTGGATTCTGCTGTTTATTTCAATGATGTGCGGTTTGGACAAATGGTTGGCTGGGATGAAACCGATGCCTCTTTTCCTTTTTCTTACCGCTTAAACAAAAATGCTGATAATTCGATGGCATTGGATAGAGGGAAATTTAAAATTTCTTTGTCGGAAGCATTTGCTTCTTTGGTGGATAGGGTAAAAGGACGTTAA
- a CDS encoding DUF983 domain-containing protein, with protein sequence MFDKKSPIYSVLKNKCPRCHEGNFFETSNPYNLQSFGRLNDRCPVCNEDFRREPGYYFGATYVSYALTVGFGIGLFLLLCVVFSVEVVPFIITLTTLLILLLPIFYRLSRIIWIHFFVRYKELKH encoded by the coding sequence ATGTTTGATAAGAAATCTCCCATTTACAGTGTATTGAAGAACAAGTGCCCACGTTGTCACGAAGGCAATTTTTTCGAAACAAGTAATCCCTATAACTTACAATCTTTTGGCCGATTAAACGATCGCTGTCCAGTTTGCAACGAAGACTTTAGAAGAGAGCCGGGGTATTATTTCGGAGCAACGTATGTGAGTTACGCGCTTACAGTAGGATTTGGGATTGGTTTGTTTTTATTGCTCTGTGTGGTTTTCTCGGTAGAAGTTGTCCCCTTTATCATCACACTTACAACCCTGCTCATTCTGTTACTCCCAATATTTTACAGATTATCGCGTATTATTTGGATCCACTTTTTTGTACGGTACAAAGAGTTAAAACACTAA
- a CDS encoding ATP-binding cassette domain-containing protein produces MISVNSVTVSFGGYDLFDNVSFLVNPKDRIGLAGKNGAGKSTMLKLLSGLQNPTKGEISKPNDFRIGYLPQDMIHQHGRTVFEETATAFEEIQRLEARLNVITHELETRTDYESDAYMNLITELTDINTRMDIIGAGNREEEIEKILKGLGFERADFHRQTSEFSGGWRMRIELAKILLRKPDILLLDEPTNHLDIESIQWLEETMQTFAGSVMLISHDRQFLDNVTTRTIEISNQKIYDYKTNYSRYLVLRQERKEQQENAAKNQQKVIDQTEALIDKYRAKASKAAFAQSLIKKLDRMDIVEVDESDTTTMAFRFPPPALSGKIVVTVEDAGKVYGTKRIFKGANFILAKGEKIALVGRNGEGKSTMMKMIAQQIDFEGTVQLGHNVMMGYFAQDQAEKLDPNKTVFETIDELAVGDVRKQVRTMLGSFLFGGEDIDKKVRVLSGGERGRLALCKLLLQPYNLLVLDEPTNHLDIRSKEVLKKAVLAYEGTVIIVSHDRDFLADLTEKMYEFRNGEVREHLGGINEFMEKLKMYRLTEMNTKSPFVKAKAEVKEEKPKVVDSFADERAKELKLINSQIAKSEKEIARLEAEIKLFDDKLSDPSQYQAVVNDKEAFAKYEALKKQLEVEMQNWEALQAKLDS; encoded by the coding sequence ATGATTTCAGTAAATTCTGTGACAGTATCCTTTGGTGGATACGATTTGTTTGATAATGTGAGTTTTTTGGTAAACCCGAAAGATCGTATTGGTTTGGCGGGGAAAAATGGTGCCGGTAAATCGACCATGCTTAAGCTTTTATCTGGACTTCAAAATCCGACAAAAGGAGAGATTTCTAAACCGAATGATTTCCGTATCGGCTATTTGCCACAGGATATGATTCATCAGCATGGGCGCACTGTATTTGAGGAAACAGCAACCGCTTTTGAAGAAATTCAGCGCTTAGAGGCGCGTTTAAATGTCATCACACATGAGCTGGAAACACGCACAGATTACGAAAGTGATGCGTATATGAATTTGATTACGGAATTGACTGACATCAATACACGTATGGACATTATTGGTGCAGGAAATCGTGAAGAGGAGATTGAAAAAATACTAAAAGGTTTAGGATTTGAACGTGCAGATTTTCATCGTCAAACATCTGAATTTAGTGGTGGATGGCGTATGCGGATTGAGTTAGCGAAAATTCTTTTGCGTAAACCTGATATTTTATTGCTCGATGAGCCTACCAATCACTTAGATATTGAATCCATTCAATGGTTGGAAGAAACCATGCAAACGTTTGCTGGTTCAGTGATGTTGATCAGTCACGATAGACAATTTTTGGATAATGTAACAACGCGTACCATCGAAATATCGAATCAGAAAATTTACGATTATAAAACAAACTATTCTCGTTATTTGGTGTTGCGTCAAGAGCGAAAAGAGCAACAAGAGAATGCAGCTAAAAATCAGCAAAAAGTAATTGATCAAACAGAAGCCTTAATTGATAAGTACCGCGCAAAAGCTAGTAAAGCTGCCTTTGCGCAGTCATTGATTAAAAAGTTGGATCGTATGGACATTGTTGAAGTGGATGAAAGTGACACGACAACAATGGCGTTTCGTTTTCCACCTCCGGCACTTTCAGGTAAAATCGTTGTAACCGTAGAAGATGCCGGTAAGGTATACGGAACAAAACGTATTTTTAAAGGTGCAAATTTCATTTTAGCAAAAGGAGAAAAAATTGCATTGGTAGGTAGAAACGGGGAAGGAAAGAGTACCATGATGAAAATGATCGCTCAGCAAATTGATTTTGAGGGAACCGTTCAGTTGGGGCATAATGTGATGATGGGTTATTTTGCACAAGATCAGGCGGAAAAATTAGATCCGAATAAAACAGTTTTTGAAACCATTGATGAACTTGCTGTTGGAGATGTTCGGAAACAAGTACGAACCATGTTAGGGTCTTTTCTATTTGGTGGTGAGGATATTGATAAAAAAGTGCGCGTGCTGAGTGGTGGTGAACGTGGTCGATTGGCTTTGTGTAAATTATTGCTTCAACCTTATAATTTGTTGGTATTGGATGAGCCAACCAATCACTTGGATATTCGTAGTAAAGAAGTGTTGAAAAAAGCAGTTCTTGCCTATGAAGGAACGGTTATTATTGTTTCCCATGATAGAGATTTTTTGGCAGATCTTACCGAGAAAATGTATGAATTCAGAAATGGTGAAGTGAGAGAACATTTGGGTGGCATCAATGAGTTTATGGAAAAATTGAAGATGTATCGCTTGACAGAGATGAATACAAAAAGTCCTTTTGTGAAAGCGAAAGCAGAAGTTAAAGAAGAGAAACCAAAAGTGGTGGATTCATTTGCAGACGAACGCGCAAAAGAATTAAAATTAATCAATTCTCAAATTGCTAAATCTGAAAAAGAAATTGCGCGATTGGAAGCAGAGATTAAATTGTTTGACGATAAGTTATCTGACCCATCACAATACCAAGCGGTAGTAAACGATAAGGAAGCGTTTGCTAAATATGAAGCTTTGAAAAAACAGTTAGAAGTTGAAATGCAAAATTGGGAAGCACTTCAGGCAAAACTGGATAGCTAG
- a CDS encoding ChaN family lipoprotein produces MKTKIFSAILISLSILSFKADKKAYELFDINGKVATYEQLLKSAKEADIVLFGELHDNPIGHWLQLELTKDLYEAKKSNLVLGAEMFEADDQIAINEYLQSKISDKTLKDEVKLWNNYNTDYKPLLNFAKANNLNFVAANIPRRYANLVYNKGIEKLDSLDSEAKKWIAPLPMKYDANLKCYKDIFESAGGHGGQNLPKSQAIKDATMAYFILKNWTKGKTFIHYNGSYHSNYHQGIEWYLKQENSSLKIVTIGSTEQPTFEALDKASIGLADFIICTPESMTKTQQ; encoded by the coding sequence ATGAAAACCAAAATCTTCTCCGCAATCCTTATTTCTTTAAGCATTTTATCTTTTAAAGCAGATAAAAAGGCTTATGAACTGTTCGACATCAATGGAAAAGTAGCTACCTACGAGCAATTATTAAAAAGCGCAAAAGAAGCTGACATTGTTTTATTTGGCGAATTGCATGACAACCCAATTGGGCACTGGCTGCAATTGGAGCTAACGAAAGATTTGTACGAAGCAAAAAAGAGCAATTTGGTTTTAGGAGCAGAAATGTTTGAGGCGGATGATCAAATAGCAATCAATGAATATTTACAATCTAAAATTTCTGATAAAACGTTAAAGGACGAAGTTAAACTTTGGAATAATTACAATACAGATTACAAACCATTATTGAATTTTGCAAAAGCGAACAACTTAAACTTTGTTGCTGCAAATATTCCAAGACGCTATGCAAATTTAGTTTACAATAAAGGAATTGAAAAATTAGATAGTCTTGATTCAGAAGCAAAAAAATGGATTGCTCCATTACCAATGAAATATGATGCAAACTTAAAATGCTACAAAGACATTTTTGAATCAGCAGGAGGACATGGTGGACAAAATTTACCGAAATCGCAAGCGATAAAAGATGCAACAATGGCTTACTTCATTTTAAAAAACTGGACTAAAGGAAAAACATTCATTCACTACAATGGTTCGTATCATAGTAATTATCACCAAGGCATCGAATGGTATTTAAAACAGGAAAATTCAAGTTTAAAAATAGTTACCATTGGATCAACAGAGCAACCAACTTTTGAGGCATTAGATAAAGCATCCATTGGTTTGGCCGATTTTATTATCTGCACACCGGAGTCCATGACAAAAACGCAACAATAA
- a CDS encoding ATP phosphoribosyltransferase: protein MEMKLKIAIQKSGRLNEDSIKILKEAGIEFNNGLNKLKAEAVNFPLEVFFLRDDDIPQYVEDGVADIGIVGENVVIEKNKEVKIVDRLGFGKCRLSIAIPKNQKYKGIQDLEGKRIATSYSTVLSKYLKKNKINAEIHEISGSVEIAPGIGLADAICDLVSSGSTLFTNGLKEAEVILKSEAVLIASNNLSTDQKQILDRLLFRLNAVKKAKNNKYILLNAPNKNLDAICKILPGMKSPTILPLADKGWSSVHSVVTENEFWDIIEKLKAKGAEGILVVPIEKMIL, encoded by the coding sequence ATGGAAATGAAGTTAAAAATTGCAATACAAAAGTCGGGTCGATTGAATGAAGATTCAATTAAAATTTTAAAAGAAGCCGGGATTGAATTTAATAATGGTTTAAATAAACTAAAAGCGGAGGCCGTTAATTTTCCATTGGAGGTCTTTTTTTTAAGAGATGATGATATTCCTCAATATGTTGAAGATGGTGTTGCAGATATCGGAATTGTAGGAGAGAATGTGGTCATTGAAAAAAATAAAGAAGTAAAAATTGTTGATCGTTTGGGTTTTGGTAAATGCAGACTATCCATAGCGATTCCTAAAAATCAAAAATACAAAGGGATTCAGGATTTGGAAGGGAAGCGTATTGCAACGAGCTATTCTACTGTCTTGTCGAAATATTTGAAAAAAAATAAAATTAATGCGGAGATACATGAAATAAGTGGCTCGGTTGAAATTGCACCCGGTATCGGATTGGCAGATGCGATTTGCGATTTGGTAAGTTCCGGCAGTACCTTGTTTACAAATGGCTTGAAAGAGGCAGAAGTGATTCTTAAATCGGAAGCTGTATTAATTGCTAGTAATAATTTATCAACTGATCAAAAGCAGATTTTGGATCGCCTTTTATTTAGACTCAATGCAGTAAAAAAAGCAAAGAATAATAAATACATTTTGTTAAATGCTCCCAATAAAAATTTGGATGCCATCTGTAAAATTCTTCCAGGAATGAAGAGTCCAACGATACTTCCATTAGCAGATAAAGGTTGGAGTTCTGTTCATAGTGTTGTTACGGAGAATGAGTTTTGGGACATTATCGAAAAATTAAAAGCAAAAGGAGCAGAAGGCATTTTAGTGGTGCCAATTGAAAAAATGATTTTATAA
- the hisD gene encoding histidinol dehydrogenase, whose amino-acid sequence MKTIKYPSRNDWSELLKRPAIESVELEKLVQQIVMDVQQNGDAALKKYTREFDKVELLNLQVSEEEFSVATKNISEDLKKAIQVAKINIEKFHASQKEEIKVVETTEGVLCWRKSVAIEKVGLYIPGGSAPLFSTILMLGVPAQIAGCKEIVLCTPANQNGIVNDAILYTAQLLGIKKVFKLGGVQAIGAMAYGTETVPKVYKIFGPGNQYVTSAKQYVSKAGVAIDMPAGPSELAMLVDNTCNPQFVAADLLSQAEHGADSQVVLVSSNEPIIKKIIEELEIQLELLPRKAIALKALDNSKAIVVKDNAEGMDLLNAYAPEHLIIACENDEGLAEKVMNAGSVFLGNYSCESAGDYASGTNHTLPTNGNAKAYSGVSLDSFVKKITFQKITEKGMNNIGHAIELMAEAEGLEAHKNAVSVRLKK is encoded by the coding sequence ATGAAAACAATTAAATATCCTTCACGAAACGATTGGTCTGAATTGCTAAAACGTCCAGCGATTGAATCTGTTGAGCTTGAAAAGCTGGTTCAGCAAATCGTAATGGATGTTCAGCAAAATGGTGATGCTGCATTAAAGAAGTATACTCGGGAATTTGATAAAGTAGAGTTATTAAACCTGCAGGTGTCAGAAGAGGAATTTTCTGTAGCAACAAAGAATATTTCGGAAGATTTAAAGAAAGCCATTCAGGTAGCAAAAATAAATATTGAAAAATTTCATGCATCACAAAAAGAAGAAATAAAAGTTGTTGAAACAACGGAAGGGGTTTTGTGTTGGAGGAAGTCGGTAGCTATTGAAAAGGTTGGTTTGTATATTCCTGGAGGCTCCGCGCCTTTGTTTTCAACCATTTTAATGTTAGGAGTTCCTGCTCAAATTGCAGGATGTAAAGAAATTGTATTGTGTACACCGGCTAATCAAAACGGGATTGTGAATGATGCGATTTTATATACTGCACAATTGCTAGGAATAAAAAAGGTGTTTAAATTAGGTGGAGTGCAAGCAATAGGCGCAATGGCGTATGGTACCGAAACCGTTCCAAAAGTTTATAAAATTTTCGGGCCTGGAAATCAATATGTCACTTCCGCTAAACAGTATGTAAGTAAAGCCGGTGTTGCAATTGATATGCCAGCAGGCCCCTCTGAACTTGCAATGTTAGTTGATAATACGTGTAATCCTCAATTTGTTGCTGCCGATTTATTATCACAAGCAGAGCATGGTGCCGATTCTCAAGTAGTTTTGGTATCATCTAACGAACCTATAATTAAAAAGATAATTGAAGAATTGGAAATTCAATTAGAATTATTGCCTCGAAAAGCAATAGCCTTGAAAGCACTTGACAACAGTAAAGCAATTGTTGTGAAGGATAATGCTGAGGGAATGGACTTGCTGAATGCCTACGCACCAGAGCATTTAATCATTGCATGTGAAAACGATGAGGGCTTGGCAGAAAAGGTGATGAACGCAGGTTCTGTTTTTTTAGGGAATTATTCCTGTGAAAGTGCAGGCGATTATGCATCCGGCACAAATCATACCTTGCCAACCAATGGTAATGCAAAAGCATACAGTGGTGTATCTTTGGATAGTTTTGTCAAAAAAATTACCTTTCAAAAAATTACTGAAAAGGGAATGAATAACATTGGTCATGCGATAGAATTAATGGCAGAAGCCGAAGGTTTGGAAGCCCACAAAAATGCAGTAAGTGTTCGATTAAAAAAATAA
- the hisC gene encoding histidinol-phosphate transaminase codes for MFELNNVLRENIKKLVPYSSARDEYKGKDGIFLDANENAYGSPIATEGSGALNRYPDPLQLAVKEKLSKIKGLPIENIFLGNGSDEAIDILYRAFCIPGKDNVIVCPPTYGMYEVSANINEVEVKKVPLLPETFQLDEEKILAAINVNTKLIFICCPNNPTGNGVAWDTIKKILNTFQGIVVIDEAYINFASYRSLIPELLNYPNLVILQTLSKAWGLAGLRIGMAFASEPIIDVFNKIKPPYNINVVSQELALKALDNVSQVNEWIKTIVEQREKLSAEIALLPFVKKVYRSDANFILVKVVDAPTLYYFLTQHQIVVRDRSKVVLCDDCLRITIGKKDENEQLISILKKYKNG; via the coding sequence ATGTTTGAATTAAATAATGTTCTTAGGGAAAATATTAAAAAGTTAGTTCCATATTCTTCTGCAAGAGATGAATACAAAGGGAAAGACGGAATTTTTTTAGATGCCAATGAAAATGCATACGGCTCTCCTATTGCAACGGAAGGAAGCGGTGCTTTGAATCGGTATCCGGATCCATTACAATTGGCTGTAAAAGAAAAGTTGAGCAAAATAAAAGGTCTGCCCATTGAAAACATCTTTTTAGGCAATGGAAGTGACGAGGCGATTGATATTCTGTATCGTGCATTTTGTATTCCGGGAAAAGACAATGTGATTGTTTGTCCGCCTACCTATGGGATGTACGAGGTGTCGGCTAATATCAATGAGGTAGAGGTAAAAAAAGTACCATTACTGCCTGAAACGTTTCAATTGGACGAAGAAAAAATTTTGGCAGCAATCAATGTGAATACAAAGTTGATTTTTATTTGCTGCCCGAATAATCCTACGGGAAATGGTGTAGCATGGGATACGATAAAAAAAATACTTAATACATTTCAAGGAATTGTTGTGATTGATGAAGCGTATATCAATTTTGCCAGTTACAGAAGTTTAATTCCGGAATTGTTGAATTATCCTAATTTGGTAATTCTTCAAACGCTTTCAAAAGCCTGGGGTTTGGCCGGATTGAGAATAGGGATGGCATTTGCTTCCGAACCGATAATCGATGTTTTTAACAAGATAAAACCACCTTACAACATCAATGTGGTTTCACAGGAATTGGCATTGAAAGCCCTTGATAATGTTAGCCAAGTGAATGAGTGGATTAAAACAATTGTTGAGCAACGTGAAAAATTAAGTGCAGAAATTGCGTTGTTGCCATTTGTGAAAAAGGTATATCGCAGTGATGCGAATTTTATTTTAGTGAAAGTGGTGGATGCTCCAACACTATATTATTTTTTAACACAACATCAAATCGTAGTAAGAGATAGAAGCAAGGTGGTTTTGTGTGATGATTGTTTGAGAATAACAATCGGTAAAAAGGATGAAAATGAACAATTGATTTCAATTTTAAAAAAATATAAAAATGGGTAA
- the hisB gene encoding bifunctional histidinol-phosphatase/imidazoleglycerol-phosphate dehydratase HisB, which produces MGKKVLFIDRDGTLIWEPPADFQIDSFEKFKFLPGVITWLGKIVRELDYELVMVTNQDGLGTDSFPENTFWPVQNLMVQTLESEGIVFAEICIDRTFEKDNAPTRKPNTGLLTKYLSGKYDLKNSFVIGDRLTDVKLAKNLGAKAIFITNYDKSDSHKNDIAIQVDSWKEIYEYLKIPDRKIVHERITKETAISIELNLDGKGKSAISTGLAFFDHMLEQIAKHGNIDLNITAKGDLHIDEHHTIEDVGIALGEAFLKALGDKKGIERYGFALPMDDCLAQVAIDFGGRNWIVWEADFKREKIGEMPTEMFFHFFKSFSDASRCNLNIKAEGTNEHHKIEAIFKAFAKTIKIAVKRDMENMSLPSTKGIL; this is translated from the coding sequence ATGGGTAAAAAGGTATTGTTTATCGACAGAGATGGGACATTGATCTGGGAACCGCCAGCAGATTTTCAGATTGACAGTTTCGAAAAATTTAAATTTCTTCCTGGAGTCATTACCTGGTTGGGAAAAATTGTTCGTGAATTAGATTATGAATTGGTAATGGTTACTAACCAAGATGGTTTAGGTACAGATTCTTTTCCTGAAAACACATTTTGGCCGGTTCAAAATCTAATGGTTCAAACCTTGGAATCAGAAGGGATTGTGTTTGCTGAAATTTGTATTGATCGAACATTTGAAAAAGACAATGCACCAACTCGTAAACCGAATACTGGTTTGTTGACAAAATATCTGTCGGGGAAGTATGACTTAAAAAATTCATTTGTCATTGGAGATCGTCTCACAGATGTGAAATTGGCTAAAAATTTAGGAGCCAAAGCGATTTTTATTACGAACTATGATAAATCAGATTCACACAAAAATGATATTGCGATTCAAGTAGATAGTTGGAAAGAGATTTATGAATATTTAAAAATACCGGATAGGAAAATTGTGCATGAACGAATTACGAAAGAAACAGCCATTTCAATTGAATTAAATTTAGATGGAAAAGGGAAGTCAGCAATTTCAACTGGATTGGCTTTTTTTGATCACATGTTGGAACAAATTGCAAAACATGGAAATATTGATTTGAATATCACTGCGAAAGGAGATTTGCACATTGATGAACATCATACAATAGAAGATGTTGGTATTGCTTTAGGAGAAGCCTTTTTAAAAGCATTGGGTGATAAAAAAGGAATTGAAAGATACGGTTTTGCTTTACCAATGGATGATTGTTTGGCACAAGTAGCAATTGATTTTGGAGGAAGAAATTGGATTGTATGGGAAGCGGACTTTAAGCGAGAAAAAATCGGTGAAATGCCAACCGAAATGTTTTTTCATTTTTTCAAATCGTTTAGTGATGCTTCTAGATGTAATTTAAATATTAAAGCAGAAGGAACAAATGAGCATCACAAGATTGAAGCAATTTTTAAAGCATTCGCAAAAACAATAAAAATTGCTGTAAAAAGAGATATGGAGAATATGAGTTTGCCAAGTACAAAAGGGATATTATAA
- the hisH gene encoding imidazole glycerol phosphate synthase subunit HisH: protein MKVAIIKYNAGNIRSVSFALKRIGVDPIVTDNIEDLNTADKIIFPGVGEASSAMRYLRDKQLDKVICNFKQPVLGICLGMQLFCENSAEGNTDCLGVFKQKVLRFSDANKVPQIGWNTIENLNSKIFDRLKEQEFMYFVHGYYVEKSENTIAIANYGIEYSAAWQKGNFYGVQFHPEKSSDAGQLILENFLNL, encoded by the coding sequence ATGAAGGTAGCAATTATAAAATACAATGCTGGGAATATTCGTTCCGTTTCTTTCGCTTTAAAGCGAATTGGTGTAGATCCCATTGTTACGGATAACATTGAAGATTTGAATACGGCCGATAAAATTATTTTTCCGGGAGTAGGTGAGGCCAGCAGTGCAATGCGTTATTTGAGAGATAAGCAACTCGATAAAGTAATTTGCAATTTTAAACAACCTGTTTTAGGTATTTGTTTGGGAATGCAATTGTTTTGTGAAAATTCAGCGGAGGGCAATACCGATTGTTTGGGAGTATTTAAACAAAAAGTATTGAGATTTTCTGATGCGAATAAAGTCCCCCAGATTGGCTGGAATACGATTGAAAATTTAAATTCGAAAATTTTTGATCGCCTGAAAGAACAAGAATTCATGTATTTTGTGCATGGATATTATGTTGAAAAGTCAGAAAATACAATTGCAATAGCGAACTATGGAATTGAGTACAGTGCGGCTTGGCAGAAAGGAAATTTTTATGGAGTGCAATTTCATCCTGAAAAATCGAGCGATGCCGGACAACTTATTTTAGAGAATTTTTTAAACCTATGA